A genome region from Leptospira langatensis includes the following:
- a CDS encoding M23 family metallopeptidase: protein MCSYFDKAIVFLLLLCLFSFSSFAKEDTSKKKEEPKKGSVLSKFGSRDPKLKNGKTKEEGKNTSNVAGKTASANKKDEKKKATTSTAKNTVITKKGPKRLHGEVVEKKEELFSFVLSGRKFAQGELLFLKIKPLPRILDKLGNFKITWEGTELPFSQKDGFLLVFIPISPEFSKPNGILELTEKHLFSKNESKKYEIPVQKTNFATSKVSHLTMDKQYTSEELSEETKAFIKDCSEAKAKAFQSKSEIQIDSDFAYPVKDPVLNSPFYKRRIYNKEKGRPHGGSDFKGGVGEPIYAINDGTVILARSMYYEGNFTVIDHGLEVYSLYMHQSELLVKPGDKVKKGDLIGKIGSTGMSTGPHLHLGLRVLGTMIDPLSVVQTELLGSKPLPEKK from the coding sequence ATGTGCTCTTATTTTGATAAAGCGATCGTTTTCCTACTCTTACTTTGCCTCTTCTCCTTCTCTTCTTTTGCGAAGGAAGATACATCTAAAAAGAAAGAAGAGCCCAAAAAGGGATCTGTGCTTTCTAAGTTTGGCTCGAGAGATCCTAAACTGAAGAATGGCAAAACAAAAGAAGAAGGCAAAAATACTTCTAATGTAGCGGGCAAGACCGCTAGCGCAAACAAGAAGGACGAAAAGAAGAAGGCGACGACCAGTACTGCAAAAAATACGGTCATCACCAAGAAAGGTCCGAAGCGCCTCCACGGAGAAGTGGTCGAAAAGAAGGAAGAGCTTTTCTCATTCGTTCTTTCCGGAAGGAAATTTGCGCAAGGAGAGCTCTTATTTTTAAAGATCAAACCTCTCCCGAGAATATTGGACAAATTAGGGAATTTTAAAATTACTTGGGAAGGGACTGAGCTTCCTTTTTCTCAGAAAGACGGATTTCTTTTGGTATTCATTCCCATCTCTCCGGAGTTTTCCAAACCGAATGGGATCTTAGAATTAACTGAGAAGCATTTATTCTCCAAAAACGAATCCAAGAAATACGAGATCCCGGTCCAAAAAACGAATTTTGCTACTTCTAAGGTCTCTCACCTTACCATGGATAAGCAATACACTTCGGAAGAGTTGTCCGAAGAAACCAAAGCATTCATCAAGGATTGTTCAGAGGCAAAGGCAAAGGCATTTCAGTCCAAATCAGAAATACAGATCGATTCCGATTTTGCATATCCAGTCAAAGACCCAGTCTTAAATAGTCCCTTCTACAAACGTAGGATCTATAATAAGGAGAAGGGTCGCCCTCACGGAGGATCCGATTTCAAGGGCGGTGTAGGCGAGCCGATTTACGCGATCAATGATGGTACCGTAATACTTGCAAGATCCATGTACTATGAGGGAAACTTTACAGTCATCGATCACGGTTTAGAAGTATATTCCTTATATATGCATCAGTCTGAGCTCTTAGTAAAACCGGGAGATAAGGTGAAAAAGGGAGACTTGATCGGTAAGATCGGTTCCACAGGAATGTCGACTGGGCCGCATTTGCATTTAGGCCTGAGAGTTCTGGGAACTATGATCGATCCTTTGTCTGTGGTGCAAACGGAACTATTAGGCTCTAAGCCTTTGCCCGAAAAGAAATAA
- a CDS encoding ABC transporter ATP-binding protein, whose protein sequence is MSDSTSIISVQNVTKKFKDVIAVNDLSLEIRKGEFVGLLGPNGAGKTTLIEMLEGIQTPDAGKITILGTSWSKNETYLRSNIGLALQETRFMDRATVWETLKLFGSFYKAPESRLHEILELTQLTEKSKSFVNSLSGGQRQRLALGVSIMNKPEILFLDEPTTGLDPGARRDIWKILEDLRAYGTTMILTTHYMEEAEVLCERIIVMDKGKILDQGTLSDLLGKLGGGEIVRFSLENGADPIGHLPEKGRFKFTWNPESKEGRVFVERITDYLPAMLDSFSRSGIVLKELECHKKTLDDLFLSMTGRGLGE, encoded by the coding sequence GTGTCCGATTCCACTTCGATTATATCCGTTCAAAATGTTACAAAAAAGTTCAAGGATGTGATCGCAGTAAACGATCTCTCCTTAGAGATCCGCAAGGGAGAGTTTGTAGGTCTTCTAGGTCCGAACGGGGCCGGTAAAACCACTCTCATAGAAATGCTGGAAGGGATCCAGACACCTGACGCAGGTAAGATCACTATTCTAGGAACGAGTTGGTCTAAAAACGAAACATACTTACGCAGCAATATTGGTCTTGCATTGCAAGAGACCAGATTCATGGATCGGGCCACCGTTTGGGAAACTTTGAAATTGTTCGGAAGTTTTTATAAGGCGCCTGAATCCAGGTTACATGAGATCTTGGAGCTCACTCAGCTCACAGAAAAAAGCAAGTCATTCGTGAATAGTTTGTCCGGAGGACAGAGGCAGAGATTGGCTCTCGGTGTTTCCATTATGAATAAACCGGAGATCCTTTTCTTGGACGAGCCTACTACCGGTTTAGATCCGGGAGCCCGAAGAGATATTTGGAAGATCCTAGAAGATCTTCGTGCGTATGGAACCACGATGATCCTCACCACTCATTACATGGAAGAAGCAGAAGTCCTCTGTGAAAGGATTATCGTAATGGATAAGGGAAAGATCTTGGACCAAGGAACCCTATCCGATCTCTTAGGAAAATTAGGCGGAGGAGAGATCGTTCGTTTCTCCTTGGAAAACGGTGCAGATCCTATCGGACATCTTCCCGAAAAGGGAAGATTCAAATTCACTTGGAATCCGGAATCCAAAGAGGGAAGAGTCTTCGTAGAAAGGATCACCGATTATCTTCCCGCAATGTTGGATTCCTTTTCTAGATCAGGAATCGTTTTAAAAGAATTAGAATGTCATAAGAAGACCTTGGACGACTTATTCCTTTCTATGACAGGAAGAGGGTTGGGAGAATGA
- a CDS encoding quinone-dependent dihydroorotate dehydrogenase, which yields MNSDWKQWVYERTAKPLFLSINPETAHHLAQGLLSLTQRVPFAFPILESLTSYSSERLRSKVAGIEFANPVGLGAGFDKTGELYPFLSKLGFGSIEVGTITGQGQPGNPKPRIFRYQEDQALINRMGFNNPGADLAEATLKTQKKNCVRGINVGKTKLVSEEDAVHDYVYSLQKLTPYADYAVINISSPNTPGLRNFQKKENLIQLMQGIRNGLGGKFPIPTFVKFAPDMEKEELKPLLELLPELQLAGVILTNTTIDKTVLSRYPNVEKEGGVSGRPLRQRSTDLIRYAYSILKGSLPIIGVGGIDSGEAALEKILAGANLIQVYTGYVYNGPLLPMRILEFLDKTMKKAGINSISELVGKDRI from the coding sequence ATGAATTCAGACTGGAAACAATGGGTCTATGAAAGAACTGCAAAACCATTATTCTTAAGTATCAATCCGGAAACGGCTCATCATCTTGCGCAAGGTTTACTCTCCCTTACCCAAAGGGTCCCGTTTGCATTTCCGATCTTAGAAAGTCTGACTTCTTATTCGAGCGAAAGGCTGCGATCCAAAGTGGCAGGGATAGAATTCGCAAATCCGGTTGGCTTAGGTGCAGGTTTCGATAAGACAGGAGAATTATATCCTTTCTTATCCAAACTCGGTTTCGGTTCCATAGAAGTAGGAACGATCACAGGACAAGGGCAGCCTGGAAATCCGAAGCCAAGGATCTTTCGCTACCAAGAAGACCAGGCCCTCATCAATCGGATGGGTTTCAATAATCCGGGTGCTGATCTCGCGGAAGCAACCTTAAAGACACAAAAGAAAAATTGCGTCCGAGGGATCAATGTAGGCAAGACAAAGCTAGTCTCCGAAGAGGACGCAGTTCACGATTACGTTTATTCTCTGCAGAAGCTGACTCCTTATGCGGATTACGCTGTGATCAATATCTCTTCTCCTAATACTCCCGGATTGCGGAATTTCCAAAAAAAGGAAAATCTAATACAGCTCATGCAAGGGATCCGAAATGGTTTAGGAGGGAAGTTCCCGATCCCGACTTTCGTGAAATTCGCACCGGATATGGAGAAGGAAGAACTGAAGCCTTTGTTGGAGCTCCTACCGGAACTGCAACTTGCAGGAGTGATCCTCACAAATACTACTATCGATAAGACAGTGCTCTCTCGTTATCCGAATGTGGAGAAAGAGGGCGGAGTTTCCGGAAGACCTCTTCGTCAAAGATCTACGGATCTCATTCGTTATGCGTATTCTATCCTGAAAGGAAGTCTTCCTATTATCGGAGTCGGTGGTATCGATTCCGGTGAAGCAGCCCTCGAAAAGATCCTGGCTGGAGCGAATCTTATCCAAGTGTATACAGGTTACGTTTATAACGGGCCTTTATTGCCGATGAGGATCTTGGAGTTTTTGGATAAGACCATGAAGAAGGCGGGAATCAATTCGATCTCCGAATTGGTCGGTAAAGATCGGATCTAG
- a CDS encoding SixA phosphatase family protein: MKQIHLIRHSKSDWEDLSLKDKDRPLSKRGRKNAKFLAKYMEKISFSTDLALVSPSKRTKETLHILEGSYSLSKETHIVDEIYEADYSDLIRLIRGIDPKKESVLCIGHNPGFEDLANFLLLKDPGSSLFEKFPTSSFISLVSSSETWEDVGIEKCKLVRFWIP, from the coding sequence TTGAAACAGATCCATCTCATTCGACATTCCAAATCTGATTGGGAAGATTTATCTCTCAAAGACAAGGATCGTCCTCTCTCTAAGCGAGGAAGGAAGAACGCAAAATTTCTTGCTAAATATATGGAGAAGATCTCTTTTTCGACGGATCTCGCCCTTGTTTCGCCATCGAAGAGAACTAAAGAAACTTTGCATATACTAGAAGGATCTTATTCGCTCTCCAAGGAAACTCATATTGTGGACGAGATTTACGAAGCGGATTATAGCGATCTGATACGCTTGATTCGGGGGATCGATCCGAAAAAAGAAAGCGTTCTATGCATCGGTCATAATCCCGGATTCGAGGATCTTGCGAATTTTCTATTACTTAAAGATCCAGGGTCTTCTCTTTTCGAAAAATTCCCTACTTCTTCCTTTATTAGTCTGGTTTCGAGTTCGGAAACCTGGGAAGATGTTGGAATAGAAAAATGCAAACTAGTCAGGTTCTGGATCCCATGA
- a CDS encoding citrate synthase family protein: protein MSFSLKKPFLSAEEVATVLGVEIQTIYAYVSRGLLHSESGGNKDRSKRYRREDVEQLLLRREERSQPGKTAKTALSLGQPVLESSITLLGEETLFYRGKNVLHLAETSNFEETAALLWEAEEVFPFRQEWPVISQEGIEILNRIVDRPILDRCRILIPFLEYEDPKAFRKDSKTFRKTASNILRYLTLFASGFHSSSGSISETLLSSWSETKKSKEPNDLTSRLRLLEAALILSADHELNVSSFTARCVASSEASLYQVVLAGLAALSGPKHGQLTEKAILLLSQANGNKKKDKQLLEEKLRSGENIPGFGHPLYKKGDPRGRKLIEMVSRFFPNDADVQLYLQFLKQMEELLEDYPTIDAGLALVSKALRLPKGAGIGIFAIGRTAGWLAHAMEQYDSGNLIRPRAKYIGNLPQE from the coding sequence ATGAGTTTTTCCCTCAAAAAGCCGTTCTTAAGCGCGGAGGAAGTAGCCACTGTTCTAGGGGTAGAGATCCAAACCATATATGCATACGTTAGTCGAGGCTTGCTTCATTCCGAATCCGGAGGGAATAAGGACAGAAGCAAGAGATACAGAAGGGAAGATGTAGAACAACTGCTTCTTCGTAGAGAAGAAAGAAGCCAACCTGGAAAAACAGCAAAGACCGCACTCTCCTTAGGCCAGCCTGTTTTGGAATCCTCTATCACTCTCTTGGGAGAAGAAACGCTATTCTATAGAGGCAAGAATGTACTCCACCTAGCAGAGACTTCTAATTTCGAGGAAACTGCCGCACTCCTTTGGGAAGCCGAAGAAGTGTTTCCCTTCCGACAAGAATGGCCAGTAATTTCTCAGGAAGGAATAGAGATCCTAAATCGGATCGTTGACCGACCCATTTTGGACCGCTGTAGGATCTTAATTCCATTTTTGGAATATGAGGACCCGAAAGCTTTTCGAAAAGACTCGAAGACATTCCGTAAGACCGCCTCTAATATTCTCCGATATCTCACTCTATTTGCATCGGGCTTTCATTCTTCTTCGGGCTCTATTTCGGAGACTTTACTTTCAAGTTGGTCGGAAACCAAGAAGTCCAAGGAACCCAACGACTTAACTTCCAGACTCAGACTTCTAGAAGCGGCATTGATACTCTCCGCCGATCATGAACTGAACGTGTCCTCTTTTACGGCGAGATGCGTAGCTTCCAGCGAGGCCTCTCTCTACCAAGTGGTTCTTGCCGGACTCGCTGCCTTGTCCGGACCCAAGCATGGCCAGCTAACAGAGAAGGCAATCCTTCTCCTTTCGCAAGCAAACGGAAATAAGAAGAAGGATAAACAACTCTTAGAAGAGAAATTAAGAAGTGGAGAAAATATCCCGGGCTTCGGTCATCCTCTCTACAAGAAAGGAGATCCCAGAGGTAGAAAGTTGATCGAAATGGTCTCGCGGTTTTTCCCGAATGATGCAGATGTACAACTCTATCTACAATTCTTAAAACAGATGGAAGAACTTTTAGAAGATTATCCTACAATCGATGCCGGACTCGCACTCGTTTCTAAAGCTCTCAGGCTTCCGAAAGGAGCAGGCATTGGGATCTTCGCAATCGGTAGGACTGCAGGTTGGTTAGCTCATGCAATGGAACAATATGATTCCGGAAATTTGATCCGGCCGAGAGCAAAGTACATCGGAAACCTTCCCCAAGAATGA
- a CDS encoding ABC transporter permease has protein sequence MKQIYHLVTIQLKEFYREPGILFWAFIFPIAIAGVLGLAFANKGVPQTRVAVLSSSHEADQLVSRIEKAFTQSVGGNSDGLGVILPSVLQEEDAVKALKRGEINLLVKEDENGNLEFSFDPSNANAQRDYLLLSNALLSESSSEKKVSNIRKLDSKGTRYIDYLVPGMLAMGVMNSCLWGVGWNLIEMRLKKLLRRMSATPMNKLAFVLSFFFTRLVVTIVESIIFLTFAFGVFDTAFFGSPIAAFLVFLTGNFVFACIGIFVGSRAQSSQVGNGLVNAFTFPMMVLSGIFFSYKNFPDLALPIISHLPLTLMADSLRAVFIEGSGLAEIVYPCIWMIGIGLAFLGAGLRIFRWS, from the coding sequence ATGAAACAGATCTATCATCTAGTCACGATCCAGTTAAAGGAATTTTATAGAGAACCTGGGATCCTTTTCTGGGCATTTATTTTTCCGATTGCGATCGCAGGAGTTCTGGGACTTGCATTTGCAAATAAGGGAGTCCCACAGACAAGGGTTGCCGTCCTTTCTTCTTCTCACGAGGCGGATCAGTTGGTCTCCCGGATCGAAAAGGCTTTCACTCAATCCGTGGGTGGGAACTCGGACGGATTAGGAGTCATTCTTCCTAGCGTATTGCAAGAAGAAGACGCAGTTAAGGCTCTCAAACGAGGAGAGATCAATCTCTTAGTAAAAGAAGATGAAAATGGGAATTTAGAATTTTCCTTCGATCCGAGCAATGCAAACGCTCAGAGAGATTATCTTCTTCTTTCTAACGCTTTGTTGTCGGAGTCTAGTTCGGAGAAGAAGGTTTCGAATATTAGAAAATTGGATTCTAAGGGAACCAGATATATCGACTATCTTGTTCCGGGAATGCTTGCCATGGGCGTCATGAACTCTTGCCTCTGGGGAGTGGGCTGGAATCTCATCGAGATGAGATTGAAAAAGCTTTTGAGAAGAATGTCCGCCACTCCTATGAATAAACTGGCTTTCGTTCTTTCCTTCTTCTTTACTCGTTTGGTCGTGACCATTGTAGAATCGATCATCTTCTTAACTTTTGCGTTTGGAGTTTTCGATACCGCATTTTTTGGATCCCCGATCGCGGCCTTTCTGGTCTTTCTTACAGGCAATTTTGTATTTGCTTGTATAGGTATCTTTGTCGGTTCCAGAGCGCAAAGTTCCCAGGTTGGGAACGGTTTAGTAAACGCGTTTACCTTTCCTATGATGGTGCTTTCCGGTATCTTCTTCAGTTATAAGAATTTTCCGGATCTGGCACTTCCGATTATCAGTCATCTTCCGTTGACTTTGATGGCAGACTCTCTCCGAGCAGTTTTCATTGAAGGTTCGGGATTGGCTGAGATCGTTTATCCTTGTATCTGGATGATCGGGATCGGTTTGGCATTCTTGGGCGCAGGACTTCGTATTTTCCGTTGGTCTTAA
- a CDS encoding patatin-like phospholipase family protein, whose protein sequence is MPILDDYELPSRKPEPTSKIEGVFQGIWLEDEICFAIAGGGCKAFYGLGFGRELKSWGLKLRQVSGVSAGAAMVLCLLSETEEETVSFFERIVRKNPRNFYFTRFFRGEKAFPHEEMYRQTIRFGMDFQKIIRSGSKVFIHTIKAFPKDEAHKNTFRLARLIAETGRAFIEDERDRGKGLHTERTFRVLRNWNMKEVLFTEADFRDPAVIEQIIMNSSSLPPIVSFQNHGREYYLDGGLTNNLMLEAFPPNAKVIGIHYEQTTLVGKDPRLLDRCFLVSPSRPLPITSFDYTNARGVRETYELGKSDALKNKDKILDYLKKDWIKKAEKFARPS, encoded by the coding sequence ATGCCCATTCTGGATGACTATGAACTTCCTTCACGTAAGCCGGAGCCTACTTCTAAGATAGAAGGAGTTTTTCAAGGGATTTGGTTGGAAGACGAGATCTGCTTTGCGATTGCGGGCGGTGGTTGCAAGGCTTTCTACGGTTTGGGCTTCGGTCGTGAACTCAAGTCTTGGGGATTGAAACTCAGACAGGTGTCCGGAGTTTCCGCCGGAGCCGCCATGGTCCTTTGCCTTCTTTCCGAAACGGAAGAAGAAACGGTTTCCTTCTTCGAAAGGATCGTTCGTAAGAATCCTCGTAATTTCTATTTCACTCGTTTCTTTAGAGGAGAGAAGGCCTTCCCCCATGAGGAGATGTATCGCCAGACCATACGATTCGGGATGGATTTCCAGAAGATCATTCGCTCTGGCTCTAAGGTTTTCATTCATACGATCAAGGCATTTCCTAAGGACGAGGCTCACAAGAATACCTTCCGTTTGGCAAGATTGATTGCGGAGACCGGCAGGGCCTTCATCGAAGACGAAAGAGATCGAGGCAAGGGTTTGCATACGGAGAGAACCTTTCGTGTGTTACGGAACTGGAACATGAAGGAAGTCTTATTTACAGAAGCCGATTTCAGGGATCCTGCCGTGATAGAACAGATCATTATGAATTCTTCTTCTCTTCCGCCTATCGTTTCCTTTCAAAACCATGGAAGGGAATACTACTTGGACGGAGGTCTTACCAATAACTTGATGTTAGAAGCATTTCCTCCGAATGCGAAGGTGATCGGTATCCATTACGAACAGACCACCCTTGTTGGAAAGGATCCTCGTCTCTTAGACCGTTGTTTCTTGGTCAGTCCTTCTAGACCGCTTCCGATCACTTCTTTCGATTATACAAATGCCAGGGGTGTGAGGGAAACATACGAGCTCGGGAAATCGGACGCCTTAAAGAATAAGGATAAGATCCTGGATTATCTTAAGAAAGATTGGATAAAGAAAGCGGAGAAATTCGCTCGTCCTTCCTGA
- a CDS encoding DUF1569 domain-containing protein, with the protein MSDPNFSRKEFIQKAVAVGILTSSATVLGSCSNAPAGIKERGLILSNFSEVGVELEKLLLSKEIIPYGEWNPSQILLHCAQSIYYSIKGYPENKSEIFQNTLGKIAFWNFSRKGKMSHDLNAPIPGADILRADVSIQESVIELQKSISAFSHYTGEFAPHFAYGKLTKQEYELAHAMHIANHLDYVTLS; encoded by the coding sequence ATGTCGGATCCTAATTTTTCCAGAAAGGAATTTATCCAAAAAGCGGTGGCTGTCGGAATTCTTACGAGTTCAGCAACCGTATTAGGATCTTGTTCCAACGCTCCTGCGGGTATAAAAGAGAGAGGTCTTATTCTCTCTAACTTTTCGGAAGTAGGCGTTGAATTAGAAAAGTTACTTCTTTCTAAAGAGATTATTCCTTATGGAGAATGGAATCCGAGCCAGATACTTCTACACTGTGCACAAAGTATCTATTATTCCATTAAGGGTTATCCGGAAAACAAATCCGAGATCTTCCAAAATACTTTAGGTAAGATCGCCTTCTGGAATTTTTCCAGAAAAGGAAAGATGTCCCACGATCTGAATGCACCTATCCCAGGGGCGGATATTTTACGAGCGGACGTTTCCATTCAGGAAAGTGTTATCGAATTACAAAAATCGATCTCTGCGTTCTCTCATTATACTGGAGAATTTGCCCCACACTTTGCGTATGGAAAGCTGACGAAGCAAGAATACGAACTCGCTCATGCGATGCATATTGCAAATCACTTAGATTACGTGACTCTGAGTTAG
- the hpt gene encoding hypoxanthine phosphoribosyltransferase produces MKEDSLHLDNIPFRVLIGRQEIDARVSELGRQIGKDYEDKSPLFVCVLRGGVYFFSDLTKSLPFSVELDFIQARSYQGTESVGEVELVKDLDANIKDRHIVIVEDIVDTGKTLKFLIAHILLKKPASLEVAALLFKEGGEAVDYPIKYVGWKIGKEFVIGYGLDYDGKFRNLPGIYVFQE; encoded by the coding sequence ATGAAAGAAGACTCATTACATTTAGATAATATTCCTTTTCGCGTCTTGATCGGAAGACAAGAGATTGATGCAAGGGTTTCCGAATTAGGAAGGCAGATCGGAAAGGATTATGAGGACAAGTCGCCTCTTTTCGTGTGTGTGTTGAGGGGAGGAGTATACTTCTTCTCGGACCTAACCAAGTCACTTCCCTTTTCGGTAGAGTTGGATTTTATCCAAGCAAGGTCGTACCAAGGAACCGAATCTGTCGGAGAGGTGGAACTGGTTAAGGACCTGGATGCGAACATCAAAGATAGGCATATCGTCATTGTAGAGGATATTGTGGATACCGGAAAGACCCTGAAATTCCTGATTGCCCATATTCTGTTGAAAAAACCTGCCTCCTTAGAAGTGGCGGCACTTCTTTTTAAGGAAGGGGGAGAAGCAGTGGATTATCCGATCAAATACGTGGGCTGGAAGATCGGAAAAGAATTCGTGATCGGTTATGGTTTGGATTATGACGGGAAGTTTAGAAATCTTCCTGGGATCTATGTCTTTCAGGAATAA
- a CDS encoding flagellar protein FlgN → MTSNKEEWLERICSLFEDEIRLYSEILELEKNKTEAVTKADGKSLEVISKKTYELIVHASELERVRMVAIQDVYTSSNLGIPKEGELTLTDFLNKIDRESEHRLKQLGTRLKDTVHRLKDRIKANDKLIRTRQEFLTATIDAMRNNANSGEVAVYEDENSTSTRGKRKRSSVLVNASA, encoded by the coding sequence ATGACATCAAACAAAGAGGAATGGTTGGAACGGATATGCTCTCTTTTCGAAGACGAGATCCGCCTGTACTCCGAAATCCTGGAGTTGGAAAAAAATAAAACGGAAGCTGTGACCAAGGCGGATGGTAAGTCCTTGGAAGTGATTTCCAAAAAGACGTACGAGCTGATCGTTCACGCGAGCGAACTAGAAAGGGTTCGCATGGTCGCCATCCAAGATGTTTATACTTCAAGTAATTTAGGAATTCCTAAAGAAGGCGAACTAACTCTGACTGATTTTTTAAATAAGATAGATCGTGAATCCGAGCACAGATTGAAGCAACTCGGTACTAGATTGAAAGATACGGTGCACAGATTGAAGGATAGGATCAAGGCGAACGACAAGTTGATCCGCACCAGACAGGAATTTTTAACGGCTACTATAGATGCGATGCGTAACAACGCAAATAGCGGAGAAGTCGCCGTATACGAGGATGAGAATTCCACCTCTACAAGAGGAAAAAGGAAACGTTCGTCCGTCCTCGTGAACGCTTCGGCGTAA
- a CDS encoding citrate synthase/methylcitrate synthase: MILSEQEKEKLYSPGLDGIPAARTKLSLVDGKAGRLIIAGYDVDEFAGKAVFEETIFLLWNDRRPKPTEVSLFAEELRSSRRFSKVIRTIIEEAVYAHLPLIDILRIGSAALSLGSAKEDAKKDAMAVLATFPLIVAWAFRLSKGLAPVLPRQDLDIAANFLYMLKGTEPDARSVRALNTYLNTVCDHGLNASTFAARVIISTQSDMISAVTGGLGALKGPLHGGAPGPALDTVFEIGAKENAEKILREKLQTGERLMGFGHRIYKMRDPRADVLAKASKILYDTEEKKDFYDLAMHVEKTALVLLKEYKPDRVLQTNVEFYTALLLHGLDFPTELFTPVFAMARAGGWTAHCFEQLKERILRPDAIYIGEEGKLWN; this comes from the coding sequence ATGATTCTCTCTGAACAAGAAAAAGAGAAACTCTATAGTCCGGGCCTGGACGGGATCCCTGCCGCGAGAACCAAGCTGTCCTTGGTAGATGGTAAGGCGGGAAGATTGATCATCGCCGGCTACGATGTGGACGAATTTGCAGGCAAGGCGGTATTCGAAGAGACCATCTTTCTGCTTTGGAACGATAGAAGGCCCAAGCCAACCGAAGTAAGTCTGTTTGCGGAAGAGCTTAGATCATCTAGAAGATTTTCAAAGGTGATACGCACGATCATAGAAGAAGCAGTGTATGCTCATCTTCCGCTGATCGATATCTTGAGGATCGGATCCGCAGCACTTTCTTTAGGATCTGCAAAGGAAGATGCGAAGAAGGATGCGATGGCCGTTCTTGCTACATTTCCTTTGATCGTAGCCTGGGCGTTTCGTTTAAGCAAGGGATTGGCCCCTGTATTACCTAGACAGGATCTGGATATCGCTGCGAATTTTCTTTATATGCTTAAAGGCACCGAGCCGGATGCAAGAAGTGTAAGAGCCTTGAATACGTATCTAAACACGGTTTGCGATCATGGACTGAATGCTTCTACCTTCGCTGCGAGAGTGATCATCTCCACTCAATCCGATATGATCTCTGCAGTTACAGGAGGATTAGGAGCCCTAAAAGGACCTTTGCACGGAGGAGCTCCCGGGCCTGCGTTAGACACTGTTTTCGAGATAGGTGCTAAGGAAAACGCGGAGAAGATCCTAAGAGAAAAACTCCAAACCGGAGAGAGACTTATGGGATTCGGACATAGGATCTATAAGATGAGAGATCCACGCGCCGACGTATTAGCAAAGGCCTCTAAGATCCTATATGATACGGAAGAAAAGAAAGATTTCTATGATCTGGCAATGCATGTGGAAAAGACTGCACTTGTTCTATTGAAGGAATATAAACCGGATCGCGTACTGCAAACCAATGTGGAATTCTATACAGCTTTGCTTTTGCATGGATTGGATTTTCCTACGGAACTGTTCACTCCGGTATTCGCTATGGCAAGGGCCGGTGGTTGGACCGCTCATTGTTTTGAACAATTGAAAGAAAGAATTCTCAGACCCGATGCGATCTATATCGGAGAAGAAGGAAAGCTCTGGAATTGA